CGAAGCGATCCCCTTCCGTCCCGGCGGCGCCGCCCCGAGCATCGCGCTGTTGTTGGGCGGGGAGAAGATCGCCACCCCCACTCCCGATACCACCAGTCCGATCACCGTGAGGAAAAGGGGGGATTCCCCGTCCATGGCCGAAAGGAGGAAGAGTCCCGCCGCCAGGACCGCCATGCCCGTCGTGGCGGGGCCGCGGGAGCCTACGCGGTCCGCGATCCTCCCGCTGACGGGAGCGGCGACGACCATGGAGAGGAACTGGGCCGACATGACGATGCCCGCCTTCGCCGCCGAAAGGCCCCGTCCCTGGATGAGATAGAAGGGGACCAGGAAGAGCACGCTCGCCATGCAGACGTAATTCACGAGGGCGCTCCCCACCGAAAAGGAAAAGAGGCGGCTCCGGAAGAGGGCCAGGTCCAGCATCGGGGAGTGCGCGGACATTTCCTGCCGCAGGAACAGGAACCCGAGGACGGCGCTTCCGGCGAAGGCGCAAAACGTCGGCGTCGAGAGCCACCCCCAGTCGTTCCCGCGGTTCAGGGCGAACTGCAAGGCGAGGAACGACGCGAGGAACAGGAAGGCACCGACCCGGTCGAACGTCTCATCCCGCGACGGCGGGTTTTTCTCCCCGGGGATGTGCCGCAGCCCGATCGCGAACGCGGCCAGGCCGATCGGGACGTTCATGAAGAAGATCGTCCGCCATCCCCATTGGTCCGTGAGCCACCCGCCCAGGGAAGGCCCCAGGGCGAGTCCGATGGACGTCATGGCGGCCTGGAGTCCCAGCGCCTGCCCGATCCGCGAGGGGTGCACGCTTCCGATGAGGATGGCGGGCGCGTTGGAGACCACGATGGCGGCCCCGATCCCCTGGAGGGCACGGGCGGCGATCAGCATCCCCACCGAAGGGGAGATCCCGCACAGGACCGACGCCGGGACGAAGACCACGAGCCCGGCGAGATAGACGGGCTTGTGTCCCCGGAGGTCCCCCAGGCGCCCGAAGGTGAGAAGCAGCGATCCCATGAGCAGCAGGTAGGTCGTCGACACCCACTGGATCACCTCGACGGGGACGTGATACGCCTCCCGGATCACGGGGAGCACGGTGTTGACCACGCTCGCGTCGAGGGCGGACATGCAGGTCCCAAGGCCCACGGACAGGAGCACCCGGATGCCCGCGGCGTCCTTTTCGTCGAAATGCCTCACGCGATCTTCCGGCGGAGCTTGGTGAGGATCTTCAGGTTGTGCATTGCAATAAAGAGTGTATATCGTTATTCCGGTTTCCCGCTCTCCTGGCCCTCCTTCTTCCCGATCTCCTTGCACTCCTTCTGGAGGCGCTCCAGCCCCTTCCGGAAGCTCTCGGCGTCGCCGTACTCGAAGAAGCGCGGGTAGAGGGCGTGGGCGTCGCGGATCCTCCGGGCGTGCTTGATCGGGCACCAGTACTGCTCGGTGCGCGCCGCGACCTCCCGGAACCACGCCGCGAGCCCGTTGGCGTAGGAGCAATAGGCGCAGTGGAGCTTCTCGAAGGCGTTCAGGTAGGGGAGATCCTCGCGGTCGAAGACCAGGTAGTCCCCCCGGCGGGCCTTCGGGATGCCGTAGGCCGGGAAGCAGATCGCCTGGTACAGGGAGACGAAGAGGTCCAGGAGGAGGAGAGGGACGATCCCCGCGTAGATGACCGGCGCCGTGAGGAGGACCAGCGGCCGGGATTCGCGGAGGTAGCGGGCGATCCCCACCTTCATCCGCCGGTGCTGGAGGATCAGTTCCTCGGCGAAGCGAACCCGCCTGGCCTCGATGGTGAAGCGGAACTCCTCCCGCTTCTTCCGGAATTCCGCTTGCAGTTCCTCTTCCAGCGTTCGAATGGCTTCGATCAGTTCATCGATCTTCTTATGGTTCATGCGGTCCTCCGTGGGATGGATTCTAGTACGGGGATCTCCCACGGGGACGATTATTCCGCCGTCAACGCTCCTTCCCGGCCTTCCACGGCAGCGGCAGGAGCAATGTGAGGAGGGCGCCGATCGCGGGCAGGACGTTGATGAGGTGCGTCGCGGCCGGGACGCCGTACCGGTCGGCCACCGCCCCGATCAGGGTGACGCCGACTCCGCCCGTTCCGATGGCGAACCCGGCGATGGCGCCCGAGGCCGTGGCCATCCGTTTCGGGAACAGCTCCTGGGCCATCACGATCGTGACCGAGAAGGTCGAGACGATGGTCCCGCCCAGGAGCGCGGCCGACGCGAAGACGAGCCAACCCGACGACCTCAGGAACAGGAAGATGAGGGGGATCTGCAGGGCGAGGGAGAAAAAGAGGAGCCTCCGGTGCCCGAACCGGTCCGCCAGCGGCCCCCCGATCACCGTGCCCACGGTGCCGGAGCCGAGGAAGAAGAAAAGAAGGGTGGCGACGTACGCCGGATCGCTTTTCAACTGCGCCTGGTAGAGGAAGGGGATGTAGGTGGCGAGCCCCAGCTGGATCCACGAGCGCAGCACCACGATCAGGATGATGAGCGACACTGCGTAGAGGGGGCGCTCCACTCCGCTCATCGCGTTCTTCCGCGGGGAGGAAGCTGCCGATTCGATCCGGCTCCGGATGGCCGGCAGGGCGGGGAGGAACAGGAAAGCGGCGACGGCGACCGGCAGGAGGAGGCCGGATGCCCCCGGGAGCCCGTACCTCGAGACGAGGAAGATCGCCGCCGGGGAGCCGATGGCGAAGCCGAGGTTCCCCCCCACGGAGAAGAGGGACATCCCCGTGGCCCTGCGCTCGGAGGCGATGCACGCGGTCGCCTTGAACCCCTCCGGATGGAACGCCGCGGTACCCAGCCCCGTGAACATGATGAACGCCACGAGGAAGCCGAACGACGGGGAGTACGGCACCAAGGCGATCCCGATGCCGGAGATCGCGCACCCCAGGGGCAGCAGGATGGGGAAGGGGCGCCGGTCCGTGATGTAGCCGAACAGCGGCTGGATCACGGACGATGTGAGATGCGCCGCCATCAGCAGCGTCCCCGTGACGGCGTACGACAGGCCGAACCGCTCCTTGAGGAACGGGAGGAGCGCGGGCAGGGCCCCCTGCACGATGTCCGTGCACATGTGCCCGAAGGAGAGGAGAAAGAGCAGGACGGCGGAGGAGGTCACCGGTACATCCCGTCCGCGATGTCGTCCGTCCCCAGCAGGAGCATTATGAGCCGGTCGACCCCCAACGCAGCCCCCGCGCAGGCGGGGAGGCCGAGGCGCAGCGCGGCGAGGAACTCCGGATCGACGGGGAGCGTCTCGCCGGTCGCCCGCCGGTGGCGATCGGCCAGGGCGAGCAGGCGGGCCTCCTGCTCCACCGGGTCGGTCAGCTCCTCGTACCCGTTCACGAGTTCGACGCCGGCGATGAAGCCCTCGAACCGCTCCGACACCTCGGGGCGTCCGGGCCGGCGGCGGGCCATCGCGGCGAGGGACGCGGGATACCCCGTGAGGAAACAGGCGCCGCGTTCGACGAGCGCGGGTTCGATCCCGTCAAGGCAGGCACGGAAGAAGAGGTCCTCCCACGATTCCTCCGCTCCCGGCCGCGCCCCCCGGCGGGTGAGCGCCTCGCGGAGTCCCCGTTCCTCCGTCATGCCGCAGCCGAACCGCTCCCGGAAGGCGTCATCGAGCTCCCACCGCCCCCACGGCCCGTCGACCGGAATCTCCCTCCCTTCGCGGCGGACCGACGGCCCGTCGCTCACGGACCGGGCCAGCGTCCGGACCAGCTCCTCGACGTCGCGCATCACCGTTTCCGCGTTGCCGCCCACCCGGTACCATTCGAGCATCGTGAACTCGGGGGAATGGAGCGGCGATCCCTCGCGGTCCCGGAACACCTTCCCGAGAAAAAAGATGTCGCCCGACCCGGCGGCGAGCAGCTTCTTCATCGCCGGTTCGGGGGAGGTGTGGAGGTGGAACCGCACCTCCTTGCCGGAGGCGTCGGCGATCTTCACCGGATAGATGTTCGGGTCGATGTTCGGATACGCCTGCGCGATCGGCGGATCCACTTCGAGGAAATCCCGCTCGCGGAAGAAGCCGCGGATCCTCTCGAGGATCGCGGCCCGCGCCCGCAACGCCTGCCACGACATCTCGCCGGCCGCGAGCCGCCGCCACGTCTCCTTCCGTCCGTAATCCATGACCCAGTATCACACATGCAGGCGCCTTCGGCCTACACGGTCCGGGTGTCGAGCACCTCCCGCACCTTCCGCGAGATGAGGGAGGGGGTGACCGGCTTCTGGAGGAAGCTGGCGCGATCGCCCATGTCATGGAACCGCTCGATCGCCTCCTCGGAATGTCCGGACATGCAGATCACCTTCATCGCCGGCCGCGACGGCATGAGCTGCCGCGCCAGCTCCATCCCGTTGATTCCGGGCATGACGAGGTCGGTGAGCAGCAGGTCGATCGTTCCCTCGTGCAGCTCCGCGGCGGTGATCGCCTCGCTGCCGTTGCAGGCCGACAGGATCGTGTAGCCTTCCTGTTCCAATCCCTCCGTGACGAGCTCCCGGACCGACATCTCGTCCTCGACGACGAGGACGGTCTCTCCACCGCCCGGCGCCGCGGGGAGTTCCGCCGCGACCGTCGCGGGGCCCTCCGTCCCTGCCGGCCCCTTGTCCGCGTGGAAATAGATTTCGAACGTCGATCCGCTTCCCGGTTCGCTCCGCAAGCGGATATGCCCCCCGGTCTGCATCACGATGCCGTGCACCATCGACAGTCCGAGCCCGGTGCCCTTTCCCTTCTCCTTCGTGGTGAAGAACGGTTCGAAGATCTGCGACCGCGTCTCCGCGTCCATCCCGCATCCCGTGTCCGCGATCTCGATCCGGACGTACCGTCCCGCGGGGATCGAGACCCCGTCCCGGTCGTCCGGCGCATCGAAAGACACGTTGGCGGTGGAGAGGGAGAGCCTGCCCCCGGACGGCATGGCATCCCGGGCGTTGACGGCGAGGTTCAGGACCACCTGTTCGACCTGGTGCGGATCGGCCGTCACGGTCCAGAGCCCCGCGCTGAGGGTGGTCGAAAGGTCGATGTCCTCCCCGATCAGCCGTTTCAGCATCGCACCGAGGCTGGATACGACCTCGTTGATCCGGACCGTCTGCAGTTTCATCACCTGCTTCCGGCTGAACGCAAGAAGCTGGCGGGTGAGCGACGCCGCCCGGTCCCCGGCTTTCCGGATCTCTCCGATCTCCCGCCGCGCCGGATCGTTGTCCCCCAGCCGCCGCAGGAGCACCTCGCTGTACCCGTTGATGACCGTCAGCAGGTTGTTGAAATCGTGGGCCACGCCGCCCGCGAGCCGCCCGACCGCTTCCATCTTCTGCGCCTGGCGCAACTGCTCCCCGCTTCGCCGCAGCTCGTTCTCGGCCTTCTCCCGGGCGAAGATGTGGGTGCGGATCGCCTCCACCATCCGGGCGAAGGCCGTCTCGAGGGTATGGATCTCGTTGCCGTCCGTGTTTACCGGAAGATCGGCGCCGGTGAACTCCCGGACGATTTCCTGCGTCTCCCGCTGCAGTTTCTTCAGCGGGCGGACGAGCATGTACGTCGCCCCGACGCCGAGGAACAGGACGACGGCGAGCAGCAGGGCTCCCGTCTTGACCAGTTTCATCCGGTTCCGGAGCAGCATCCCGTGGACGATTCCCATGTCGGTATCGATGATCAGGCAGAACGTCTCGTCGACGACCTTGATGGGCGTGTACTGCGTCGCCTTGTACCCCTCGAGGTTCATGCGGAAGATCGGGACCTGCTCGAGGAGGCTGTAGCGGATGAGGGACGGATCGGGGGGGAAGATGTCTTTCCTGCCCGTGCCGGACAGCACCCCGTTCAGGTTCGCGAACGATATCTTCGCGCCCGTTTCGTTGGAGATCTTCGATGCGAAGGAATCGTCGAGCCGGGTTCCCAGGATCAGGACCCCGGAGACCTGTTTCCCCACCCGGACAGGAGCCAGTGCGCGTATCGCCCATCCCTTCGGCCCCTCGGACGCCCCGGTGACGTCGGTCCCCATGACCGCCTCCTCGAAACCCCACACCATGTGCATGTCTCCCCGCTTCAGCGGCTCGTTCGCGCGGTACAGGACGACGCCGTCCGTATCCGTCACGAGGCAGATCTGGGTGTCGAGCCGCCAGTAGAGATCGTCCATGGCGGACTTGAGGAGGCGGATGTCCCCTCCCGTGCGATGGTACCGGGCAAGGCCCGCCACGATCCCGCCATCCGTCTTCAGGATGCCCGACAGGGTGGAGAGTTTCCGGACCTCGGAGTCGATGATGGACTTGGTGGCGAACCGGATGCTGTTCGCCTTGTCCTTTTCCCTCTCTTCCAGGGCGGTGTAGAAGACCCGGTCGTTGATGAAATACCCGATCATCAACATCCCGACGGCGACGACCAGGAGGAGTGCGATCACCGGGATCGCAAGGCTGTTTTTCCAGCGCAAGCGGGAGCTACCTTTCCGCAGGTGAAAGCCCGCAGTCGGACAACGCATCCCTTCCGGCCCGGGAGAACAGGAAGTCGAGGAAATCGCTTGCCTCCCGGGTAAGCGTGTCTTCCCGGTAGACGAGAGCGTATTCGACCACGACCGGGTACCTTCCGGAGGAGATGCTCTCTTTCGTCGGGGCGATCCCGTCGATCGCGAGCGGAGTGACCGCGGCGCTCGTCGCGCCGAGGGACGTCATCGTCGCGAAGCCGATGGAGTTCCGGTACTTCTGGAGCATGTCCACCATTTCCAGGTCACGGTAGAGGATCTTGCCGTGGGTCGTGAACCGCAGGTCCCGGATCTCCGGGTAGTGCGACATCAGGGCCCGGAGGCTGGCGTCGCCCTGTTCGCGGATAAGGACCCGGATGGGGCCTTTCCCCGCGGCCAGTTCTTCCCAACGGGTCACCTTTCCCGAGAAGATATCCACGATCTGCCGGATCGTGAAGCCGCGGGCACGTACCCCGGATCCCACGGCGAAGACGGCCGCGTCCCTCGCGAAGGCGCGATACGTCAGTTTCTTCGCGGCTTCTTCCCGCGTCAGCGGCCGCGATACCCTCGCGAGAACCGCTTTGCCGGTGATGACCTGGCGGATCCCCCCCTCGGAATGGATGCTCGGGGGGATGGCGACGCGGGCCATCGGACGCGCACGTTCATACGCCGCCGCCACGCTTTTCAGCACCGGCTCGCAGGCGCCGGTTCCGGGGATCGAGAGGTTCCCGGCATCGCTCCCGGATGGCAGGCCGCAAAGGACTCCCGCGACGAGCAGGCAAACGATCCATGTCGTGCGCATGCATCCTCCTGGCCGCACTGCCCCACCCCGTTATTCGTTTTCGGATTCCCGGCGAAAAACTTCAGGGGAATCGTGCTTCCCCGCGAAGCCTTACGGAATGGACGGCGGACGGAAGACCGGCATCCCGCCCGAAAGCCCCGTGGAGAGAAATTCCCGGAGGGACTCCTTTTCTTCCCTCGACAGCCCGAGCGGCCGGAGCATCGGCGATTTCCCCGGGTCATCGCCTCCGCCGCGGTCGTAGAAGTCGATCACTTCGCCGAGGGTACCGATGGCGCCGTTGTGCATGTAGGGGGAGGTCGCCGCCACTTCCCGCAGCGGAGGGGTGGCGAACGCTTTCCGGTCGGCCGGACGTTTCGTAACCAGGAACCGCCCGGGGTCCCCGCGGAGCGTCCGGTACTCCGGGAATCCCGACACCTTTGCGACGAACCGGGCAGTCGCGAGGACCCGCGGGTCCTCCTCCGTCCTCGGGTCCTCCGGCACGCCGAGGCGGTGGAACATCCCGTCCTCGAGGCCCGGGCCGTTGTGGCACGCGGCGCAGCCGGCCTTGCCGACGAACAGGTCGTACCCTGCCCGCTGCGCGGCGGTGAACGCGGCTCCATCTCCGCGGAGGAACCGATCGAGCGGGGTGTCGCGGGAGAGGAGGGTGCGCTCGAAGGCGGCGATCGCCATCGCCACGCGCTGCCGGGTGATCTCCCCGCCGAAGACGGCCTGGAACGCATCCACATAGGCGGGGACGGTCTTCAGCGCCTCCTCCAGGTAATCGAGGTTCCGGTTCATCTCGAAGGGGCTCATCATCGGGAAGAGAGCCTGCTCCTCGAGGGAAGTCGCCCGCCCGTCGCGGAACAGCGTCTTCCGGTACGCGGAGTTCACGAGCCCGGGGGAGTTCCTCCAGTTCCTCGTGGTCGGGTAAGAGAGGGAGACCGGAAGCGCGTCCGCGAAGCCGCTCTCCGGGTCGTGGCAGGTGGCGCAGCTCATCGTCCCGTCTCCCGACAGGCGCCGGTCGAAGAAAAGCGTCTTCCCGAGCTCGACCTTCTCCGGGGTGGTCGGGTTCTCCGGGGGGGACGGCGGGGGCGGAAGCGGCGCGAGCGCGGGCGGCGAAACGGGTTCCGCCGCGATGGCCATGGATGGCCATGTGCCGAGGCGGGCAAGGAGCGCGAAGAGAAGAAGGGCGGTGCGCGGGCTGCTCACCGTTCCTTCCCACCCGCCCCGGCGGTCTTGAGCTCCCTGTCGATGACCGCCCTGTACGACTCGAGCGGCCGGTCCCCGATGAGCTTCACCCCGTTGATGAAGATCGTGGGCGTGTTGTACAGGTCGAGCGCCTCCCCGAGTTTCACGTCCCGGTCGATCTCCTTCTCATGCCGCATTTCGTCGAGATCCTTCGTGAACCTGACGGCGTCGAGCTTGAGTTCCTTCGCGATGTCGACCAGGGACGCGCGGTCCAGCCTCGGCGACCGGTCGAGCAGGAGGAGGTGCATCTCCCGGAACTTCCCCTGGTCGCGCGCAGCGAGCGACGCCTCCGCGGCGATGCGCGAATAGTCCCGGTACCGGTACGGCAGGTGTTTCACCACGAGGCGGACGTTGCCGCCGTACTCCTTGAGGATCCTCTCGACGGTCGGACCGACCGCCTTGCAGTGCGGTCACTGGTAGTCGAGGAATTCGACGATCGTCACCGGGGCGTTCGCGGGACCGATCGATGGGGAGTCGCCGGCCGGCACGACGTACCGGACTTCGGCGGCCCCCGCCGGGAACGCGGCAAGCAGCGACAGGACGATCCATAAGGCCGGACGTTGCGTACACGATCCCATGGTCCCTCCTCGGTGCGACACCGTATTTATGAAACGCGACACTCAGTGTTGGTAGAGCAGGAGGACGTCGACCTTCTCGCCGGCGGCGAAAGCCGTGCTCTCCCGGGGGAGGACGGCGATCCCGTCGGCGAGCACGAGCGTGCGAAGGATTCCGGTGTTCTGGTCCCCGGCATTCCGCGCGACGTACCCGTCCTCTCCCGATTCGACCATCACACGGAGGAATTGCGTTTTTCCGGGTTTCTTTTCGACGGCCTCCGCAAGGGTCGCCTTCACCGTCTTCTTCACCGGGTCGTGCGATCCCGACATCTTCCGCAGGGCCGGGCGGACGAACACCTCGAACGTGATCAGGCTGGACACCGGGTTGCCGGGGAGGGAGAAGACGGGTTTGCCGCCCGCGACGGCGAACGCCGTCGGACCGCCGGGCTTGACGAGCGCCTTCCAGAAAACGTTTTCCACGCCGAGTTCGGCGAGGACGTCCCGCACCAGGTCGCGGTCTCCGGCGGACACTCCGGCGGAGGTGACGAGGACGTCGGCGGCAAGCCCCGCGGAGAGTTTCCCGCGCAGGTTCTCCCGGTCGTCCCGGGCGATCCCCAGGAGGACCGGATCTCCCCCCGCCTCCACGACCGCTGCGGCGAGGGCGTGGGAATTGCTGTTGACGATCTTTCCGTGGTCGAGCGGTTCTCCCGGTTCCACCAGTTCGTCGCCCGTGGAGAGTATGGCGACGCGCGGCTTCCGGTACACCGGCACCATCGCCAGGCCGAAGGATGCCAGCAGGCCGATCTGCGGGGGGCGCAATACCGTACCCTCGGGGATGACCTGCGCTCCGGCGCGGACGTCCTCTCCCCGGAAGCGGATGTGCCGGCGCGGCCGGACCGGGGCAGGGACGCGGACCGAACCGTCGCGCTCCTCCGCCTCCTCGAACGGGACGACGGCGTCGCACCCCTCGGGGATGGGCGAGCCGGTCATGATCCGGACGGCGCCCCCGGGGGGTACCGCACCCGCCCCCGGCCCGCCGGCGGCCTGGTATCCCGCGACCGTGAGCACGGACTCCCCGCGGCAATCCGCGGAGCGCACTGCGTAGCCGTCCATCGCCGAGTTGTCCCAGGGCGGAAGGTCCCACGACGCGCGCACCTCGCCCGCGAGCGAACGGCCCGCCGCGGCGTCCAGCGGGACCCGCTCTACGCCCAACGGGGAGACGCGATCGAGGATCGCCTCCCGCGCTTCTTCATATTTCAGCATCCGAATGTCCACCCTGTCCGAGGTTCGACCGTTTTCCGGATCGTGATCGTCAATTCTACTACACTGCGGCCGGTTGGTCCCGCGCGAGGAAAAGGCCCCGCAGTATTATCAATAAACAAACTCCGGTTGTTTTCTTTCAAAGATAAGTCGTTATGTATCAAGAGTATATAACGAATAGGTCTTTTGAAATTCGTTCCTGTTTTCTCGTTGAACTATTTAGAACATTTTTATAAGATCTGCCTACCACCGATCGATCGAAGGAGGTGCACCGGATGGCGATATCACGCAGGGAGTTCTTCAAGACCTCGGGGGCGGGGCTGGCCGCGGGACTGCTCGGCTTCTCCCTCGACCCCGTGGAGGCGAAGGCCGGGGAGTTCAGCCTCCGCTACGCGAAGGAGACGACGACCATCTGCCCCTACTGCGCGGTCGGGTGCGGGATGATCGTCCACACGCTCGGCGGGAACCTCGTCAACGTGGAAGGCGACCCCGACCACCCGATCAACGAGGGATCCCTCTGCCCGAAGGGCTCCTCGATCCTTCAACTCCGGGACAACAAGGCCCGCGTGACGAAGCCGCTGTACCGGGCCCCCGGAGCGAAGGAGTGGAAGACGGTCGACTGGGACTGGGCCCTCGGCGAGATCGCGAAGAAGGTCAAGAAGACCCGGGACGCCACCTTCGTCGCGAAGAGCCGCATCAAGGTGAAGGAGAAGGTCGGGGACAAGGAGATCGAAAAAGAGGTCGAGGCCGTCGTCAACCGGACGAACGGGATCGCCCACGTCGGGAGCGCCGCGCTGGACAACGAGGAGTGCTACCTCCTCCAGAAATTCCTTAGGGGGTTGGGGCTGGTCGCCATCGAGCACCAGGCACGAATATGACACAGCGCCACTGTAGCGGCTCTGGGAGAGTCGTTCGGACGAGGCGCGATGACGAATCACTGGATCGACGTGAAGAATGCCGACGTGGTCCTCATCATGGGGGCAAACCCGGCGGAAAACCATCCGATCGCCTTCCGCTGGATCCTGCGGGCGAAGGATAACGGCGCCAAGATCATCTGCGTGGACCCGCGCTTCACCCGGAGCGCGTCGAAGGCCGACATCTACGCCCCGTTGCGGCCCGGGACCGACATCGCCTTCCTCGGCGGGATGATCCGCCACATCCTCGAGAACAGGCTGTACCAGGAGGAGTCGGTCCGCAACTACACGAACGCTTCCTACCTCGTGAACCCGGACTTCCGGATGCCCGGAGACCTGCAAGGCCTCTTCTCCGGGTACGACGCGAAGAAGAGGGCGTACGACCCGAAGTCGTGGGCGTTCCAGAAGGACGCGGACGAAAAGGTCAGGAAGGATCCGACCCTCAAGGATCCGAACTGCGTCTTCCAACTGATGCGGAAGCAGTACTCCCGCTACACGCCGGAGATGGTCTCCAGCATCACCGGAACGCCGAAGGAGACGCTCCTCGCGGTCTACGAGACGTACGGCGCCACCGGGAAGCCCGACAAGGCGGGGACCGAGCTGTACGCGATGGGATGGACGCAGCACACGGTGGGGACGCAGAACATCCGCGCCATGACCATCGTCCAGATGCTCCTCGGCAACATGGGGGTGGCCGGCGGCGGGATCAACGCCCTGCGCGGCGAGAGCAACGTGCAAGGCTCCACCGACCACGGGCTCCTCTTCCACCTCCTCCCGGGGTACCTGCCGGTCCCCTCGGCGGAGTTGCCCACCCTCGAGAAGTACATCGAAAAATATACGCCGAAGACGAAGGACCCGGCGAGCGCCAACTGGTGGGGGAACCGGAACAAGTACATCACGAGCTACCTGAAGGCGATCTACGGCGCCAAGGCGACGAAGCAGAACGACTTCGGCTACGCGTGGCTTCCCAAGACCGACCCCGGGATGAACGCGTCGTGGCTGATGATCTTCGACAACATGTCCCGCGGGAAGTACAAGGGGTTCTTCGCCTGGGGGCAGAATCCGGCCTGCTCCGGCACCAACGCGGGGAAGGTGCGAAAGGCGCTTTCCACGCTCGACTGGATGGTGACGGTGAACCTGTTCGACAACGAGACGGCGTCGTTCTGGAAGGGGCCGGGGCTGGACCCGGCGAAGGTGAACACGGAGGTCTTCTTCCTCCCCGCGGCCGCTTCGTTCGAGAAGGAGGGGAGCGTCACCAACTCGTCGAGGATGGGGCAGTGGCGGACCGCGGCGGTCCGCCCCCTCGGCCAGTCGAAGCCCGACGCCGAGATCATGAACGACCTCTTCTTCCGGCTCAAGGCGCT
This region of bacterium genomic DNA includes:
- a CDS encoding cytochrome c peroxidase, whose translation is MSSPRTALLLFALLARLGTWPSMAIAAEPVSPPALAPLPPPPSPPENPTTPEKVELGKTLFFDRRLSGDGTMSCATCHDPESGFADALPVSLSYPTTRNWRNSPGLVNSAYRKTLFRDGRATSLEEQALFPMMSPFEMNRNLDYLEEALKTVPAYVDAFQAVFGGEITRQRVAMAIAAFERTLLSRDTPLDRFLRGDGAAFTAAQRAGYDLFVGKAGCAACHNGPGLEDGMFHRLGVPEDPRTEEDPRVLATARFVAKVSGFPEYRTLRGDPGRFLVTKRPADRKAFATPPLREVAATSPYMHNGAIGTLGEVIDFYDRGGGDDPGKSPMLRPLGLSREEKESLREFLSTGLSGGMPVFRPPSIP
- a CDS encoding MFS transporter, producing the protein MRHFDEKDAAGIRVLLSVGLGTCMSALDASVVNTVLPVIREAYHVPVEVIQWVSTTYLLLMGSLLLTFGRLGDLRGHKPVYLAGLVVFVPASVLCGISPSVGMLIAARALQGIGAAIVVSNAPAILIGSVHPSRIGQALGLQAAMTSIGLALGPSLGGWLTDQWGWRTIFFMNVPIGLAAFAIGLRHIPGEKNPPSRDETFDRVGAFLFLASFLALQFALNRGNDWGWLSTPTFCAFAGSAVLGFLFLRQEMSAHSPMLDLALFRSRLFSFSVGSALVNYVCMASVLFLVPFYLIQGRGLSAAKAGIVMSAQFLSMVVAAPVSGRIADRVGSRGPATTGMAVLAAGLFLLSAMDGESPLFLTVIGLVVSGVGVAIFSPPNNSAMLGAAPPGRKGIASGILATSRLLGMATGISIAGAILAGVGGGRSAHGIPPDRVFHAIHIGFLAAGLAASAGTILTAARSEGRAP
- a CDS encoding ATP-binding protein, encoding MRWKNSLAIPVIALLLVVAVGMLMIGYFINDRVFYTALEEREKDKANSIRFATKSIIDSEVRKLSTLSGILKTDGGIVAGLARYHRTGGDIRLLKSAMDDLYWRLDTQICLVTDTDGVVLYRANEPLKRGDMHMVWGFEEAVMGTDVTGASEGPKGWAIRALAPVRVGKQVSGVLILGTRLDDSFASKISNETGAKISFANLNGVLSGTGRKDIFPPDPSLIRYSLLEQVPIFRMNLEGYKATQYTPIKVVDETFCLIIDTDMGIVHGMLLRNRMKLVKTGALLLAVVLFLGVGATYMLVRPLKKLQRETQEIVREFTGADLPVNTDGNEIHTLETAFARMVEAIRTHIFAREKAENELRRSGEQLRQAQKMEAVGRLAGGVAHDFNNLLTVINGYSEVLLRRLGDNDPARREIGEIRKAGDRAASLTRQLLAFSRKQVMKLQTVRINEVVSSLGAMLKRLIGEDIDLSTTLSAGLWTVTADPHQVEQVVLNLAVNARDAMPSGGRLSLSTANVSFDAPDDRDGVSIPAGRYVRIEIADTGCGMDAETRSQIFEPFFTTKEKGKGTGLGLSMVHGIVMQTGGHIRLRSEPGSGSTFEIYFHADKGPAGTEGPATVAAELPAAPGGGETVLVVEDEMSVRELVTEGLEQEGYTILSACNGSEAITAAELHEGTIDLLLTDLVMPGINGMELARQLMPSRPAMKVICMSGHSEEAIERFHDMGDRASFLQKPVTPSLISRKVREVLDTRTV
- a CDS encoding substrate-binding domain-containing protein, with translation MRTTWIVCLLVAGVLCGLPSGSDAGNLSIPGTGACEPVLKSVAAAYERARPMARVAIPPSIHSEGGIRQVITGKAVLARVSRPLTREEAAKKLTYRAFARDAAVFAVGSGVRARGFTIRQIVDIFSGKVTRWEELAAGKGPIRVLIREQGDASLRALMSHYPEIRDLRFTTHGKILYRDLEMVDMLQKYRNSIGFATMTSLGATSAAVTPLAIDGIAPTKESISSGRYPVVVEYALVYREDTLTREASDFLDFLFSRAGRDALSDCGLSPAER
- the glp gene encoding gephyrin-like molybdotransferase Glp encodes the protein MLKYEEAREAILDRVSPLGVERVPLDAAAGRSLAGEVRASWDLPPWDNSAMDGYAVRSADCRGESVLTVAGYQAAGGPGAGAVPPGGAVRIMTGSPIPEGCDAVVPFEEAEERDGSVRVPAPVRPRRHIRFRGEDVRAGAQVIPEGTVLRPPQIGLLASFGLAMVPVYRKPRVAILSTGDELVEPGEPLDHGKIVNSNSHALAAAVVEAGGDPVLLGIARDDRENLRGKLSAGLAADVLVTSAGVSAGDRDLVRDVLAELGVENVFWKALVKPGGPTAFAVAGGKPVFSLPGNPVSSLITFEVFVRPALRKMSGSHDPVKKTVKATLAEAVEKKPGKTQFLRVMVESGEDGYVARNAGDQNTGILRTLVLADGIAVLPRESTAFAAGEKVDVLLLYQH
- the epmA gene encoding EF-P lysine aminoacylase EpmA produces the protein MDYGRKETWRRLAAGEMSWQALRARAAILERIRGFFRERDFLEVDPPIAQAYPNIDPNIYPVKIADASGKEVRFHLHTSPEPAMKKLLAAGSGDIFFLGKVFRDREGSPLHSPEFTMLEWYRVGGNAETVMRDVEELVRTLARSVSDGPSVRREGREIPVDGPWGRWELDDAFRERFGCGMTEERGLREALTRRGARPGAEESWEDLFFRACLDGIEPALVERGACFLTGYPASLAAMARRRPGRPEVSERFEGFIAGVELVNGYEELTDPVEQEARLLALADRHRRATGETLPVDPEFLAALRLGLPACAGAALGVDRLIMLLLGTDDIADGMYR
- a CDS encoding MFS transporter, with amino-acid sequence MTSSAVLLFLLSFGHMCTDIVQGALPALLPFLKERFGLSYAVTGTLLMAAHLTSSVIQPLFGYITDRRPFPILLPLGCAISGIGIALVPYSPSFGFLVAFIMFTGLGTAAFHPEGFKATACIASERRATGMSLFSVGGNLGFAIGSPAAIFLVSRYGLPGASGLLLPVAVAAFLFLPALPAIRSRIESAASSPRKNAMSGVERPLYAVSLIILIVVLRSWIQLGLATYIPFLYQAQLKSDPAYVATLLFFFLGSGTVGTVIGGPLADRFGHRRLLFFSLALQIPLIFLFLRSSGWLVFASAALLGGTIVSTFSVTIVMAQELFPKRMATASGAIAGFAIGTGGVGVTLIGAVADRYGVPAATHLINVLPAIGALLTLLLPLPWKAGKER